A stretch of the Desulfobacter sp. genome encodes the following:
- a CDS encoding TRAP transporter fused permease subunit, which yields MYEKLNRFEQIIFDACSVILVVFYSWAAVVQPMATQYHRGVYVIITYLLVFLLYKSQSTIGRILDYILIVLSLVSIGYWIFMFEVINYRTGAETHIDMVFAVIGVLIGIELARRVVGSVFVILGTLMLLYGVYGYLAPDLVSHAGAPFTELCISIFYKSDGVFGIMANVLANYVILFVLFGAFLEKCGAQKFFIDWPLAAVGHKIGGPAKVSVIASGLFGSISGSAIANTVSTGMFTIPMMKKAGFKPHVAGGVEPAASIGGMFMPPIMGAGGFIMAELTGVPYSKIMLVAIFPALMYFFSVFCMVHYEAKKDNIVGEKSKHSAGYIFKNEWFYTIPLIAITILMLTGYSPGYSAIIGLVTCVYISWVRRETPMDLTMAFIVTSVFFISMVNIAIGGNDGGIPQWVGLVIGVLASIIMYVKHPAWIRPGLTHFLNAARSGTENSLKIGATVGVIGIIIGVLTFSGLVLTFADIMIELAGGSLLLTIMLVALASLVLGMGVPVTAAYLITAVVAVPALTHLGVNEIAAHMIVYWLSQDSNITPPVCIAAFAGATIAKANMWKTAFTSFKFAKFLYLGPLLFGYVPGFSLDGSSMDIIKAFVAIFFATWAYSWFLSGIWVNYLKKIFGNKAAS from the coding sequence GTGTACGAAAAACTCAATCGATTCGAGCAGATCATATTTGATGCCTGCTCGGTAATCCTGGTCGTTTTTTACTCCTGGGCCGCTGTGGTTCAACCCATGGCCACCCAGTATCACAGGGGGGTATATGTTATTATCACCTATTTACTTGTCTTTCTTTTGTACAAATCCCAATCCACAATCGGGAGAATACTTGATTATATCCTGATTGTCCTATCCCTTGTCTCCATTGGCTACTGGATTTTCATGTTTGAGGTCATCAATTACAGGACCGGTGCTGAAACCCATATCGACATGGTCTTTGCCGTCATCGGGGTGCTGATCGGCATTGAGCTGGCAAGACGGGTGGTGGGCAGTGTCTTTGTAATCCTCGGCACCCTGATGCTGTTATACGGGGTCTATGGATACCTGGCCCCGGATCTGGTCTCCCACGCAGGCGCCCCTTTTACCGAGCTGTGCATTTCCATATTTTACAAGAGTGACGGGGTATTCGGCATCATGGCCAATGTACTTGCCAACTATGTGATTCTCTTTGTCCTGTTCGGGGCATTTTTGGAAAAATGCGGGGCTCAGAAATTTTTTATTGACTGGCCCCTGGCAGCGGTAGGCCACAAGATCGGCGGCCCTGCCAAGGTCTCTGTGATTGCCTCCGGGCTTTTTGGATCCATCTCAGGGTCAGCCATTGCCAATACAGTTTCCACGGGGATGTTCACCATTCCCATGATGAAAAAAGCCGGGTTCAAGCCCCATGTGGCCGGCGGGGTGGAACCGGCAGCCTCCATCGGCGGGATGTTTATGCCGCCCATCATGGGGGCCGGCGGGTTCATCATGGCAGAGCTCACAGGCGTCCCCTATTCCAAGATCATGCTGGTGGCCATTTTCCCGGCCCTGATGTATTTTTTCTCAGTCTTCTGCATGGTTCATTACGAAGCCAAAAAAGATAATATTGTGGGTGAAAAATCCAAGCATTCAGCCGGATATATTTTTAAAAATGAATGGTTTTATACCATTCCCCTCATTGCCATCACCATACTCATGCTCACCGGTTATTCTCCGGGATATTCTGCCATCATCGGCCTGGTCACCTGTGTGTATATCTCATGGGTCAGAAGAGAGACCCCCATGGATCTGACCATGGCGTTTATTGTGACATCGGTATTTTTTATCTCTATGGTCAATATTGCCATCGGGGGTAATGATGGAGGAATACCCCAGTGGGTCGGGCTTGTCATCGGTGTTCTGGCATCAATCATCATGTATGTTAAACATCCTGCGTGGATCAGACCCGGGTTGACTCATTTTTTAAATGCCGCGCGTTCCGGCACGGAAAACAGCCTGAAAATCGGCGCAACCGTCGGGGTTATCGGGATTATTATCGGTGTGCTTACCTTTTCCGGTTTGGTGCTGACCTTTGCCGATATCATGATAGAACTTGCCGGGGGCTCTCTTTTGCTGACCATTATGCTGGTGGCCCTTGCCTCCCTGGTGCTTGGCATGGGGGTCCCTGTGACAGCAGCCTATTTGATTACTGCGGTTGTGGCAGTACCTGCCCTCACCCATCTGGGGGTCAATGAAATTGCCGCCCATATGATCGTATACTGGCTGTCCCAGGATTCCAATATCACACCGCCGGTATGTATTGCCGCATTTGCAGGCGCGACCATTGCCAAGGCCAATATGTGGAAGACGGCATTTACCTCGTTTAAATTTGCTAAATTTTTATACCTGGGCCCCCTTCTTTTCGGATATGTCCCGGGATTCTCCCTTGACGGCAGTTCCATGGATATTATAAAGGCATTTGTGGCCATCTTTTTTGCCACCTGGGCCTATTCATGGTTTTTGAGCGGGATCTGGGTCAACTATCTGAAAAAGATTTTCGGAAATAAGGCCGCATCCTGA
- a CDS encoding TAXI family TRAP transporter solute-binding subunit, which yields MKGKQLFIIGCIAVLSMAFTQSAFAKMERVVFGGGPAGGTFQVVANGIQVFKPMKAVKEFKVQAQSSAGSVENLRKTNLGRQQMSVVYSGHVYLGRNGMMKNDTKKYEDVLAVAWLYGAPGQLVTRKGSGINSVKDLVGKKVGVGNAGSGAFANCELFFSHMGVWDKIERNAMGYNDAAQAFGNKQLDAFWLFTAFPSGAVIMAAQTNEIALVNLDADAKASGFYEKYPYFAKLAVPTNTYKGVDYDSPSFQDSALWVANAKVSADTVYKMLSLIYSDEGLAHMKAQKKTFKHMDVKTGADGIVTPFHPGAEKFWKDKGVL from the coding sequence TCTGCATTTGCAAAAATGGAAAGGGTTGTTTTCGGCGGCGGCCCTGCCGGCGGCACCTTTCAGGTGGTTGCCAACGGGATCCAGGTATTTAAACCCATGAAGGCAGTTAAAGAGTTCAAGGTCCAGGCCCAGTCTTCGGCAGGTTCCGTTGAAAATTTGAGAAAGACCAATTTAGGTCGCCAGCAGATGAGTGTTGTCTATTCAGGTCATGTTTATCTTGGGCGCAACGGGATGATGAAAAATGATACCAAAAAATATGAAGATGTCCTGGCCGTGGCATGGCTTTACGGCGCACCCGGACAGCTGGTCACCCGCAAAGGCTCCGGCATTAACAGCGTAAAAGATCTGGTGGGCAAAAAAGTGGGTGTGGGCAACGCAGGTTCCGGCGCCTTTGCCAACTGCGAACTTTTTTTCAGCCACATGGGGGTTTGGGATAAGATTGAAAGAAACGCCATGGGCTACAACGATGCAGCCCAGGCCTTCGGCAACAAACAGCTTGATGCCTTCTGGCTGTTCACAGCCTTTCCTTCCGGCGCCGTTATCATGGCTGCCCAGACCAATGAGATCGCCCTGGTCAACCTGGATGCAGATGCAAAGGCCTCAGGATTTTATGAAAAATATCCCTATTTTGCCAAACTCGCTGTGCCTACCAATACTTACAAGGGCGTAGACTACGATTCTCCTTCCTTCCAGGACTCTGCCCTCTGGGTGGCCAATGCCAAGGTCTCTGCAGACACGGTTTATAAAATGCTCTCTTTGATCTATTCCGATGAAGGCCTGGCCCATATGAAGGCCCAGAAAAAAACCTTTAAACACATGGATGTTAAAACAGGGGCAGACGGTATTGTGACGCCCTTTCATCCGGGTGCTGAGAAATTCTGGAAAGATAAAGGGGTATTATAA
- a CDS encoding MarR family transcriptional regulator — protein MDNYNRVIDSSIGYLVGRTSRAIIKRLTKKFQDAGFDISYEQWSILIHLYRKDGQTQQALARIAVKDKAAITRLLNVLEKKNIVLRVPDRRDKRSKLIYLTHKAKAFKKDLIDLVEEMLKEAEQEISFEEMELCRATLNKIFANFERLNHPGRENKSESELH, from the coding sequence ATGGACAATTATAATCGGGTTATTGATTCATCCATTGGTTACCTTGTGGGCCGGACATCTCGGGCAATCATCAAACGGCTGACCAAAAAATTTCAGGATGCCGGATTTGACATCAGTTATGAACAATGGAGTATCCTCATTCATCTTTACAGAAAAGATGGTCAGACCCAGCAGGCTCTGGCCAGGATTGCTGTTAAAGATAAGGCTGCCATTACCCGGCTTTTGAACGTTCTTGAAAAAAAAAATATTGTATTGCGGGTGCCCGACCGCAGGGACAAACGCAGCAAATTGATCTATCTCACCCACAAGGCCAAGGCGTTTAAAAAAGATCTTATCGACTTGGTGGAAGAAATGCTCAAGGAAGCGGAGCAGGAGATCTCTTTTGAAGAAATGGAACTCTGCCGGGCCACCCTGAATAAGATTTTTGCCAATTTTGAACGCTTAAACCATCCCGGCCGGGAAAATAAGTCTGAATCAGAACTCCACTAG